From a single Saimiri boliviensis isolate mSaiBol1 chromosome 7, mSaiBol1.pri, whole genome shotgun sequence genomic region:
- the LOC104653461 gene encoding large ribosomal subunit protein eL39-like yields the protein MSSHKTYRIKRFLAKKQKQNRPIPQWIWMKTGNKIRYNSKRRHWRRTKLGL from the coding sequence ATGTCTTCTCACAAGACTTACAGGATTAAGCGATTCCtggccaagaaacaaaagcaaaatcgtCCCATTCCCCAGTGGATTTGGatgaaaactggtaataaaatcAGGTACAACTCCAAAAGGAGACATTGGAGAAGAACCAAGCTGGGTCTGTAA